The bacterium genome includes a window with the following:
- a CDS encoding heavy metal translocating P-type ATPase, producing MSDEKTVYLPIVGMHCASCVGRVQNALDRVPGARAEVNFGTESARVSYDPDRISPRELVGAVDGVGYRVGTARIEMPIEGMHCASCVTRVEKALKTAPGVLDASVNLALERAIVDGIAGAFSWDDLKARVESAGSYRVADAAASGDAADPAHARRAETRSLVRRLVVGIALGAPVVADMIAHMAGVHPFGGAARPWILLALTAPVFAYSGWPFHRGLIASLRHRTADMNTLISLGTSVAFFESFLNTAWPSLMRHPGAGGHFNYDSAIMIIVLILVGRITESRSKAEASGAIRALLELAPRKALARRDADWREVDAASLRPGDIVRLRPGEAVAADGVVTEGRTWVDESMLTGESRPVAKQIGDAIIGGTVNQSGAVVYEVRRTGDATVLAKIIRAVRDAQAHKPRVQRLADKIASVFVPAVITIAALAFTAWLVFGPEPALPLALLSATAVLIIACPCALGLATPTAIMVGTGVAARLGILIRGGESLELARRLDTIVFDKTGTLTRGEMSVTRVTPAEGFDAADVLAAAAAIERASEHPIARAIVAAATPGDAAIV from the coding sequence ATGAGCGACGAAAAAACCGTTTATCTTCCTATCGTCGGCATGCACTGCGCCTCCTGCGTCGGCCGCGTGCAAAACGCGCTTGACCGCGTGCCGGGCGCGAGGGCCGAGGTGAATTTCGGGACCGAGTCCGCGCGCGTTAGTTACGATCCGGACCGGATTTCGCCCCGGGAACTCGTGGGGGCGGTCGACGGCGTGGGTTACCGCGTCGGCACGGCACGGATCGAGATGCCCATCGAGGGGATGCATTGCGCCTCGTGCGTGACGCGCGTGGAAAAGGCGCTGAAAACCGCGCCCGGCGTGCTGGACGCGAGCGTCAATCTGGCGCTGGAGCGGGCGATCGTCGACGGCATCGCCGGCGCGTTTTCGTGGGACGACCTGAAGGCGCGCGTGGAATCGGCGGGCAGCTACCGCGTCGCGGACGCCGCCGCGAGCGGCGACGCAGCCGATCCGGCGCACGCACGCCGCGCGGAAACGCGCTCGCTTGTGCGACGCCTTGTCGTGGGCATCGCGCTCGGCGCGCCGGTTGTCGCGGACATGATCGCGCACATGGCGGGCGTGCATCCATTCGGCGGCGCGGCGCGACCGTGGATTCTGCTGGCGCTGACGGCGCCCGTGTTCGCATATTCCGGTTGGCCGTTTCACCGCGGGCTTATCGCGTCGCTGCGACACCGCACCGCGGACATGAACACGCTCATCAGTCTCGGCACGAGTGTCGCGTTTTTCGAGTCGTTTTTGAACACGGCCTGGCCGTCTTTGATGCGCCATCCGGGTGCCGGCGGGCATTTCAACTACGACTCCGCGATCATGATCATCGTGCTGATTCTCGTCGGGCGCATCACCGAGAGCCGAAGCAAGGCGGAAGCCTCCGGCGCGATCCGCGCCCTGCTTGAGCTTGCGCCGCGCAAGGCGCTCGCGAGGCGCGACGCGGACTGGCGCGAAGTCGACGCGGCGTCGCTTCGCCCGGGCGATATTGTCCGGCTGCGCCCGGGCGAGGCGGTCGCCGCGGACGGCGTCGTCACCGAGGGACGCACGTGGGTTGACGAGTCGATGCTGACGGGCGAGAGCCGGCCGGTCGCCAAGCAGATCGGCGACGCGATCATCGGCGGCACGGTCAACCAGTCCGGCGCGGTCGTGTACGAGGTGCGCCGCACGGGCGATGCGACGGTGCTCGCCAAGATCATCCGCGCGGTGCGCGACGCGCAGGCGCACAAGCCGCGCGTTCAGCGCCTGGCCGACAAGATCGCGTCGGTCTTCGTGCCGGCGGTCATCACGATCGCCGCGTTGGCGTTCACCGCCTGGCTCGTGTTCGGACCCGAACCCGCGCTGCCGCTGGCTCTTTTGTCGGCGACGGCCGTTTTGATCATCGCGTGCCCGTGCGCGCTCGGTTTGGCGACGCCGACGGCGATCATGGTCGGTACGGGCGTGGCCGCGAGGCTCGGCATCCTGATCCGCGGCGGTGAGTCGCTCGAATTGGCTCGCCGTCTCGATACGATCGTCTTTGACAAGACCGGCACGCTGACGCGCGGCGAAATGAGCGTGACGCGCGTGACGCCGGCCGAGGGTTTCGACGCG